In Xanthocytophaga agilis, the following are encoded in one genomic region:
- a CDS encoding YceI family protein gives MATTKWISDSAHSELQFKIKHLMISTVTGSIKKFEVMVESHGDDFTNATINFIADVHSIDTNNPEREKHLQAVEFFDSAHFPTITFESTRMERIDEESYKLHGSLVIKGISKSIVIDVEHGGIVEKDRFGNKKVGFTINTKINRHDFGVGPVNPGLGDEIKLYSSIQIVKQM, from the coding sequence ATGGCAACAACAAAATGGATTTCAGACTCTGCTCACAGCGAACTACAATTTAAAATCAAGCATTTGATGATTTCAACAGTTACAGGATCTATTAAAAAGTTTGAAGTAATGGTCGAATCACATGGGGATGACTTTACCAATGCAACAATTAATTTTATAGCAGATGTACATTCTATTGATACAAATAATCCCGAACGTGAGAAGCACTTGCAGGCAGTAGAGTTTTTTGATTCCGCACACTTCCCTACAATTACGTTTGAAAGTACCAGAATGGAAAGAATCGATGAGGAAAGCTATAAATTACATGGCAGTCTTGTGATAAAAGGCATTAGCAAATCAATAGTGATCGATGTCGAACATGGTGGCATTGTCGAAAAGGATCGTTTTGGAAACAAAAAAGTCGGCTTTACAATAAATACAAAGATCAACCGTCATGACTTTGGTGTAGGTCCTGTAAATCCAGGTTTAGGTGATGAGATAAAACTCTACAGCAGCATACAGATTGTGAAGCAAATGTAG
- a CDS encoding helix-turn-helix transcriptional regulator, whose amino-acid sequence MTSQKFYSIKTISEFHQLRRLSAPEHPLISIIDLECLRHLHIDGYTTLTLDFYWIALKRSSNVKVRYGQQLYDFNKGILSFMSPNQIFSIAPDTENEEPEKSGWALLIHPDFLWNTPLAKNIRQYEYFTYSVNEALFLSEKEEILITGIIQNIQQEYHTNIDKFSKQIIISQIETLLSYAERFYHRQFVTREKTNHQILERVTILLTDYFNNENLISRGLPTAQYISKELAISPSYLRSLLKMLTGQNTQQHIHNMLIEKAKEKLSTTELSVSEIAYQLGFEYSQSFSKLFKSKTDMSPLEFRASFD is encoded by the coding sequence ATGACAAGCCAGAAATTTTATAGCATTAAAACCATCAGCGAGTTTCATCAACTCAGACGGTTGTCTGCCCCTGAACATCCATTGATCAGTATCATCGACCTGGAATGTCTCAGGCATTTACATATAGATGGATATACAACCCTGACATTGGATTTTTATTGGATTGCATTGAAAAGATCTTCCAATGTAAAAGTAAGGTATGGACAACAGCTTTATGATTTCAACAAAGGCATCCTCTCATTTATGTCGCCCAACCAGATTTTTAGTATCGCTCCTGATACTGAAAATGAGGAGCCGGAAAAGTCAGGTTGGGCATTGCTTATTCATCCTGATTTTTTGTGGAATACGCCATTAGCTAAAAACATCAGACAGTATGAATATTTTACCTATTCCGTGAATGAGGCACTGTTTCTTTCTGAAAAGGAAGAAATACTAATCACTGGTATCATTCAAAACATTCAGCAGGAGTACCACACAAACATCGATAAATTCAGCAAACAGATTATTATTTCACAAATTGAAACATTGCTTAGTTATGCTGAAAGATTTTACCATCGTCAGTTTGTTACCCGTGAAAAAACGAACCATCAGATTTTGGAACGCGTAACTATATTGCTTACCGATTATTTCAATAATGAGAACCTGATAAGTAGAGGATTGCCTACAGCTCAGTATATTTCAAAAGAACTTGCTATATCTCCCTCTTATTTGCGTAGCCTGCTCAAAATGCTGACAGGACAAAACACCCAACAGCACATACATAACATGCTGATTGAAAAAGCAAAAGAAAAGCTGTCTACCACTGAATTATCTGTCAGTGAAATTGCCTATCAGTTAGGATTTGAATATTCACAATCATTCAGCAAACTGTTTAAGTCCAAAACAGACATGTCTCCGCTGGAGTTTAGGGCTTCATTTGATTAA
- a CDS encoding spondin domain-containing protein, whose product MNHFQNISRWAVVAFLACNLSACKDDKDNAVTPSQQTTITVENVLNSKPLVESGTFQGTGSPAVILPGQMVSISFSAAKGEAITFATMYGWSNDLFFAPANPGILLYDSNGMPIEGDVSAQIKLWDNGTRINQKPGSTVNHPGTVDSQSVTEVNGSDAQGNAYTPASKLVKATLQYKGNSQFTLTLENISGGTANETPLSPGVWAVSYIVGGNLLDANPLYTSGQPTANGLTNIAEAGDNSVLSAYIKDMTGIFTPLSPVLVVVYNGIDNPIYKTGEVDRGQGLRPLAQQGNADTLAAYLKGKPGIKAVYVLPAPSTKVLLPVIGNQQGGMVSQQISVSAGDRIAIATMYGFSNDWFFASADNGVDATTKGDITSTIKLYDDGTAINQFPGAGITQFNLAGTPLKESQAIAEVPNPNAFTTLPDITAMIKVTLQ is encoded by the coding sequence ATGAACCATTTTCAAAACATCAGCCGCTGGGCAGTAGTGGCATTTTTAGCATGTAATCTTTCAGCTTGTAAAGATGATAAGGACAATGCTGTAACACCATCACAGCAAACAACTATCACTGTAGAGAATGTGCTCAACTCAAAACCATTGGTAGAGTCAGGTACTTTTCAGGGAACGGGCTCTCCGGCTGTGATTCTTCCGGGACAGATGGTTAGCATTTCGTTTTCAGCAGCCAAAGGAGAGGCTATTACATTTGCTACCATGTATGGATGGTCCAATGACTTGTTTTTTGCCCCAGCAAACCCAGGTATTTTGCTATATGACTCCAATGGAATGCCAATAGAAGGGGATGTTTCTGCACAGATTAAATTATGGGACAATGGTACACGAATCAATCAAAAGCCAGGATCTACAGTGAACCATCCGGGCACTGTAGACAGCCAGTCTGTTACAGAAGTAAACGGTTCGGATGCACAAGGCAATGCATATACTCCTGCATCCAAACTGGTAAAAGCTACCCTGCAATACAAAGGTAATTCTCAGTTTACACTTACCCTTGAAAACATCTCTGGTGGCACAGCCAACGAAACACCTCTTAGTCCTGGTGTATGGGCGGTTTCGTATATAGTTGGGGGAAACCTGTTGGATGCGAATCCTCTCTACACCAGCGGACAGCCTACGGCCAATGGGTTGACCAATATTGCAGAGGCTGGTGACAATTCTGTATTGAGTGCCTATATCAAAGATATGACAGGTATTTTCACGCCTCTTTCACCTGTGCTGGTAGTGGTTTATAATGGGATAGATAATCCTATCTATAAGACAGGTGAAGTGGATCGGGGACAAGGTTTAAGACCATTGGCTCAGCAAGGCAACGCAGATACACTAGCGGCTTATCTGAAAGGAAAGCCTGGGATTAAAGCTGTGTATGTATTGCCAGCTCCCAGTACCAAAGTCTTGCTTCCTGTTATTGGCAATCAACAGGGTGGAATGGTTTCACAGCAGATCTCTGTTTCAGCGGGAGATAGAATAGCTATTGCCACGATGTATGGCTTTTCCAACGACTGGTTCTTTGCGTCGGCTGATAATGGAGTGGATGCCACCACAAAAGGAGATATTACCTCCACAATCAAACTCTATGATGATGGCACAGCCATTAATCAGTTCCCAGGAGCTGGAATCACTCAGTTTAATCTGGCAGGTACTCCTTTAAAAGAGTCCCAAGCCATTGCCGAAGTGCCGAATCCCAATGCGTTTACAACACTGCCTGATATTACAGCAATGATTAAAGTAACGCTTCAATAG
- a CDS encoding sensor histidine kinase, which yields MAINKEYKLLLLASPLIAFYGIAPVYLFAHIKPAYIVVSYLALTLMIMFFWLANSMLFKTSLTQVTKYIISYSGSLVFHLGILLFIPILSENLQTLSFFIYPLISTLAINSIILIILRLQRLKEDKVSVEVELDKVKLENLEAQKKALTQQLQPHFLFNALSTLKSLITLDQDRAVQYTLSLSEFLRYTNQAGNTQIVSLKEEIAFTQEYLHLQVTRFGEALQYSVQIAHPLLQCHVPAFAVQSLVENAIKHNALSVKKPLLIQIFSEDKHVVITNPKQPKHLQVTSGTGLANLSNRYKLMFQTSIEVTDQKDTFTVKVPVVCL from the coding sequence ATGGCGATTAATAAAGAATATAAATTACTACTACTTGCCTCACCATTGATTGCCTTCTATGGTATTGCTCCGGTGTATCTCTTTGCACACATTAAACCAGCATACATTGTTGTGAGCTATCTGGCACTGACGCTAATGATTATGTTTTTTTGGTTAGCCAACAGTATGTTATTCAAAACATCTTTAACACAGGTAACCAAATACATTATCAGCTACTCAGGATCATTGGTATTTCATCTGGGTATTTTGTTATTTATTCCTATCCTATCTGAAAATCTACAGACATTATCTTTCTTTATCTATCCATTGATTTCAACTTTAGCCATCAATAGCATCATTTTAATCATCCTTCGGTTGCAACGGCTAAAAGAAGACAAAGTATCAGTTGAAGTAGAACTAGACAAAGTGAAACTGGAAAATCTGGAAGCTCAGAAAAAAGCACTCACACAACAGTTGCAGCCCCATTTTTTATTCAACGCCTTAAGCACCCTCAAATCCCTCATTACCCTCGATCAAGATAGAGCAGTACAGTATACCCTTAGCTTATCTGAGTTTTTACGTTATACCAATCAGGCCGGTAATACACAGATAGTGTCCCTCAAAGAAGAAATTGCGTTTACACAGGAGTACTTACACCTTCAGGTAACTCGTTTTGGAGAGGCACTCCAGTATTCGGTTCAGATTGCCCATCCGCTGCTGCAATGTCATGTCCCTGCATTTGCGGTACAGTCACTTGTAGAGAATGCCATTAAACACAATGCCTTGTCAGTCAAAAAGCCATTGCTGATTCAGATCTTTTCAGAAGATAAACATGTTGTCATTACCAACCCAAAACAGCCCAAACACTTGCAAGTTACCTCAGGAACCGGTTTGGCCAATCTCAGCAACCGTTATAAGCTTATGTTTCAAACATCTATAGAGGTTACCGATCAAAAGGATACATTTACTGTTAAAGTTCCTGTTGTATGTCTATAA
- a CDS encoding HAMP domain-containing sensor histidine kinase gives MIEDITKLKYYLDVETKYSNKKNAILHILSHELAGPLGTIQSLSSLTISRLKEYNDEDLIRVVSLISQTSKHSLKLIRDFVEQEFLESSEVDVVKGRVDLVQKTRELIEQFQHTPQQKLLTFQFTSSDPSIYVAIDEVKFILAITNLVSNSIKFTPEGGLIAVHIEDQPESDSVLVRVEDNGIGIPEKYHSSLFDKFTKARRPGLHNEPTTGLGMSIIKTIVEWHQGKIWFESQEGKGTTFFVQIPRYIESKP, from the coding sequence ATGATAGAAGATATCACTAAATTAAAATACTACCTGGATGTAGAAACCAAGTATTCCAACAAGAAAAATGCTATTCTCCATATACTTTCCCATGAACTGGCCGGACCGTTGGGCACAATTCAGTCGCTATCCTCACTGACGATCAGTCGTTTGAAAGAATACAATGATGAGGATCTGATACGGGTAGTCAGCCTGATTTCCCAGACCAGCAAACATTCACTCAAGCTGATCCGCGACTTTGTCGAACAAGAATTTTTAGAATCTTCCGAGGTAGATGTAGTCAAAGGGCGTGTGGATCTGGTGCAGAAGACACGTGAGTTGATAGAGCAGTTTCAGCATACCCCCCAGCAAAAGCTACTCACCTTTCAGTTTACCAGTTCAGACCCGTCAATCTATGTAGCGATTGACGAAGTTAAGTTTATACTGGCAATTACCAACCTGGTTTCCAACTCCATTAAGTTTACTCCTGAAGGCGGACTGATTGCTGTTCATATCGAAGACCAGCCCGAGTCAGATTCGGTATTGGTACGTGTGGAAGATAACGGCATCGGTATACCAGAAAAGTACCACAGTTCACTGTTTGACAAGTTTACCAAAGCCCGCCGGCCGGGCCTGCACAACGAGCCAACCACCGGTCTGGGCATGTCAATCATCAAGACCATTGTAGAGTGGCATCAGGGCAAGATCTGGTTTGAAAGCCAGGAAGGTAAGGGAACCACTTTCTTTGTGCAGATTCCCCGTTATATAGAGAGCAAGCCGTGA
- a CDS encoding PAS domain-containing protein — MDAPLDFYSAAFLSQLAQQSSFIVFAFDPDLQQFSYLNPAFEQVFNCSRQQLKLSQLWDLVHPEDRSYVSDIYQQLLNQPATGQQTPDKETSRQEEAIRQPIEFRIQLEDRTIKWLRLLPLSIPVGLDKTNACWVV; from the coding sequence ATGGACGCACCCTTGGATTTTTACTCTGCTGCCTTTTTATCTCAACTGGCACAACAAAGCAGCTTTATTGTTTTCGCTTTCGATCCGGATCTTCAGCAGTTTTCCTATTTGAATCCGGCATTTGAACAGGTATTTAACTGTAGCCGCCAACAATTGAAACTCAGCCAGTTGTGGGACCTGGTTCATCCCGAAGACCGATCCTATGTAAGCGATATCTACCAGCAACTGCTTAACCAGCCAGCTACTGGTCAACAAACGCCGGATAAAGAGACTAGCCGGCAGGAGGAAGCTATCCGGCAACCCATTGAGTTTCGTATTCAGCTTGAAGACCGGACAATTAAATGGCTGCGTCTGCTGCCCTTGTCTATTCCGGTTGGCTTAGATAAAACAAACGCCTGCTGGGTGGTATGA